A single genomic interval of Anopheles marshallii chromosome 2, idAnoMarsDA_429_01, whole genome shotgun sequence harbors:
- the LOC128707269 gene encoding peroxisomal N(1)-acetyl-spermine/spermidine oxidase: MSEDGAATTSNKTAETMNKNQQDKRKHKVIIVGAGMAGLSSANHLTKNGCTDFLILEGRNRVGGRIVSIDMGSQKIELGANWIHGVLGNPMFELAMQHGLISIINIPKPHKVVAATEDGKQVPFQILQEIYEAYVCFLRRCEEYFLCQYLPPPDIHSVGEHINLEVELYLNGVDCQKEKHLRKLIFDCLLKRETCITGCHSMDEIDLLELGSYTELQGGNIVLPSGYSSILKPLCDNLPNENIVLSCPVRRIHWKRKAALRASASAMTASAGGTILEEDEDDGGNESDDSDRTVTEVPVGTGDAQQGSADEHKAGEAARIIKSSTANVVVECENGAVYEADHVICTLPLGVLKEQSETLFVPALPQYKIESIDSLLFGTVDKIFLEYDRPFLNATISEIMLLWDGLEENDGEAADGQEQDGQWLKDNWYKKIYSFSKVSDTLLLGWISGREAEYMETLSHEIVAERCTEILRQFLKDPFVPKPKRCVCTSWRKQQFSRGSYTAIAVGASQDDIDNIAQPLYSSPHQSKPSVLFAGEHTHANFYSTVHGAYLSGRTAAQILLTPDSPQEIVMESDSSDLSSWIQGIALD, translated from the exons ATGAGTGAGGATGGTGCAGCTACAACTAGCAACAAGACGGCCGAAACGATGAACAAGAACCAGCAGGATAAGCGTAAGCACAAAGTGATCATAGTAGGTGCCGGGATGGCAGGACTCTCGTCAGCGAACCACCTGACGAAGAACGGCTGCACGGATTTTCTCATCCTCGAAGGGCGCAACCGTGTCGGTGGTCGCATCGTTTCGATCGATATGGGATCGCAGAAG atcGAGCTCGGTGCCAACTGGATTCATGGTGTGCTTGGCAACCCAATGTTCGAACTAGCTATGCAGCACGGACTGATCAGCATTATCAACATACCAAAGCCACACAAGGTGGTAGCAGCGACAGAGGATGGAAAGCAGGTGCCGTTTCAGATACTGCAGGAAATCTACGAAGCGTACGTTTGTTTTCTGCGCCGCTGTGAGGAATACTTCCTGTGCCAGTATCTGCCCCCGCCTGACATTCACAGTGTCGGCGAACACATAAACCTGGAGGTGGAGCTGTACCTGAACGGCGTCGATTGCCAGAAGGAAAAGCATCTGCGTAAGCTCATATTCGACTGTCTGCTAAAACGCGAAACGTGCATCACCGGGTGCCATAGTATGGACGAGATCGATCTGCTCGAGCTTGGTAGCTACACGGAGCTGCAGGGCGGCAACATTGTGCTGCCGTCCGGGTATAGCTCGATCCTGAAACCGCTGTGTGACAATCTGCCAAACGAAAATATCGTACTATCGTGTCCGGTGCGACGCATTCACTGGAAACGGAAAGCGGCCCTGCGTGCCAGTGCGTCCGCAATGACAGCAAGCGCCGGTGGTACGATTCTGGAAGAGGACGAAGATGATGGTGGTAATGAGTCGGACGATTCGGACCGTACCGTGACGGAGGTACCGGTCGGAACGGGCGATGCACAGCAGGGTTCGGCAGACGAGCATAAAGCAGGTGAAGCAGCAAGAATTATCAAATCATCCACAGCAAATGTAGTGGTGGAGTGTGAGAATGGAGCCGTTTACGAGGCGGATCATGTGATCTGCACCCTGCCATTGGGGGTGCTAAAGGAGCAGAGCGAAACGCTGTTCGTGCCGGCGTTACCACAGTACaagatcgaatcgatcgaCAGTTTACTGTTTGGCACGGTGGATAAGATATTTCTCGAGTACGATCGACCGTTTCTGAATGCGACCATCAGCGAAATTATGCTGCTATGGGACGGATTGGAAGAAAACGATGGGGAAGCGGCCGATGGGCAGGAACAGGACGGCCAGTGGTTAAAGGACAATTGGTACAAAAAGATATACTCCTTCTCGAAGGTTTCCGATACGCTGCTGCTCGGTTGGATATCGGGTCGGGAAGCTGAATACATGGAGACACTATCGCACGAGATCGTAGCAGAACGGTGCACGGAAATATTGCGCCAATTCCTAAAGGACCCATTCGTGCCGAAACCGAAACGGTGCGTGTGCACGAGCTGGCGGAAGCAACAGTTCAGTCGTGGCTCGTACACTGCCATCGCTGTTGGTGCCTCGCAGGACGATATCGACAACATTGCCCAGCCACTCTACTCGAGTCCTCATCAGTCGAAG CCCTCGGTTCTGTTCGCCGGTGAGCATACGCATGCGAATTTCTACTCCACGGTGCACGGTGCCTATCTGAGCGGTCGAACCGCGGCCCAGATCCTACTGACACCTGACTCTCCGCAGGAGATAGTGATGGAATCGGACAGCAGCGATCTCAGCTCGTGGATACAGGGCATTGCGCTAGATTAG